Part of the Melospiza georgiana isolate bMelGeo1 chromosome 17, bMelGeo1.pri, whole genome shotgun sequence genome, ATTACTACAGATTATgctccattttatttttaatgaaggtACTTTATGACatgttttaaaaggaaaatatttctcatcAGCTCCACCAGCAACATAGTATGTGGACTCTTAAGACAAACACCAGCTTTGCCATTATTAAATTGCTTTGGGATTTTATCTTTGCTTACATCACAGCCCTATCTGGAGCAGTCTTTAGCACCTCTTATCCCaccagatttttgttttccttttcaggaatGTTTGGCCTTGCCGTGCATCAAGGACAGCCCCTCTTACCTCActgttttcttcccttattTACAAAACACAATAAAAGGCTTTGCAAGGGAGATAGAGGGTACAGTCCCAGAGGGTGTTCCTGCAGAGAGAGAGTCAGCTCTGCAGTATTTTAGACTTGCAGGTGGGAAGGTGAGCTACAATCCtgatccctgctgctctgccagcctggcttttTGGGGGGTTGGAAGTCACTGCTGGCTGCCTCAGCAAGAGCCTTGCTGGGAACAACCAACTGCCTCACAAACCAGAGCAATAGCTAGGTTGTGAACACCCTTTATACAAGATAAGTCaattttgttgcttttcagAACTCCCTGAAACTTAGCTGGGAATCCCAGATTTCCTGTTCTGCAAACTACCAATGACAACCATGGTAAGAGCCCCATCAACACAAAAAAGTCACAAGTTGGCACAAATGCATCACCTTATCCAGGCTCCAGATGCTTTGCTAGGACTGGGTATAAATAGAGGGAGAGGAaatggcagcagggctgtttCTACAGTTCTATTTGTCTGAAGTACTTCAGTCTTCACACACCCAGACTGCATGGACAAATAGACGTGAAGACCACCTTTCTTTATGGTCACAATTGTCTAAAATGGAATAGTGGAAGCTAAAGACAGGCATGCAGAAACAGAGACAAGCTCAAAGTATCTGAGATGACACTCAAGTGTCTGATATGACACTGAGATAACCCTCAGAATTATAAGAGTAGTAGTGGTTGTTGATACCAGATAGTGCCACAGCTGAAACAGATGCAGACTCAGGTCTGTGTATGTGCACATGCACACAGTGCACTTCACCCACAGAACAACAGTGTGCAGCCCCAGTCCTGAGCAGTTCTGTGCTTTTGCTCTGAGTATAAATTTAGGGACGGGTTAATATTTTATGACACCTCGCCCCCACAGAACTCccagtaaaataaaacataatatTTGAAAGAGGAGGTTAATTATTGAGACAGTTACCACTCTGCCTCTTCTGAGGTTGTAGCAATAGGAAATAACTTTCATTTGCAAGAGCCTAAAACAAGCCATAAACAAAAACTTCCTTGCCTACACTGAAGGAACCCCAACACTTAGATTTATTCTGCTAGGGATGTTTTTAGAACTGCATAGACAAAAATAAGAGCTGTGGGCCTTACGTAGTGGTTATTCAGGCCTGTCAGTGCTCTCTGTTGAACTTTATACCCAGATCAGGCAATGTTCCCAAGGTGAGTAAACACTCCTTGGACAAGCCTCCACTTCACAGCCAGCTAGTGACCATCTGCCTGCAAAATGTGCCAACTGTACTTTGCCTCTGTGCATGACCTCCGTGTTCCTGGTTCCAGAAACTCTTTGTACTCAACCTTTCCCACACACCGAGAAGTTATGACGTTTTTGATTTCAAAGCCAAAATGGATCAAAGTTTGGTTAAACTGCTAAATTTTGTAACTGCTTCAAAACAGGGGCTAAGAACCTCCGCTTTCAGCATTCATTAATCAAGCCTGTTAAATGATtaccctgccagggctgctttgTTGACAACTCTGCATGATGACAATGTCAGTGGCACTGTCCCAAGACACATCCAGTGGTGATGTAAAGGCCAAGCCTCCTTCACCTCAACTGGTGGGATGGACACTACCATGAAGAATATTTAAGGAAGGAGGTGCATCCTTGGAAAGCAGCAATTGCAAGAGAGCTCCAAAGCAAGAGAAACGGGCTCAACTGAGAGGTACAGCAAAATCCTCTCTGGCATCCAGCTCCAGCTTCCATAGACAGTAAGTAGAATGGCCTCTATTTTTCCCACCTTAAATTAGTAGAATGGCCTCTCTTTTTCCCACCTTAAATTAGTAGAATGGCCTCTATTTTTCCTACCTGAAATTAGTGGAATGGCCTCTATTTTTCCCACCTTGATCCAAATTCCCTACCTTGATTTTAAAGCAGTACATAATCAAGTCCATTGCAAATTCTTTGCGTTATACGTTGTTAGGCTTTGTGACGCTGTTTAGAACGCAGCTAAGCTAACACACCTAATCTATTTGCTTTTCCATTGTGATCAGTATTTTACAGCCATCAACAAGAACCACAGCAGCCTCAATAATGCCCCCACAGCTGAAAGCCGACATGAACGTCATGCCCAAGGTTGTGCAGGGGGATTGGGAGAGTCTGTCTCCAGAAGCCAGGGATTTCATCGAGACCAatgccaagctgtgccagcctgaGTGCATCCACATCTGCGATGGCTCGGAAGAAGAGAACAAGAAACTTCTGGACATCATGGTAGAACAAGGCATGATCAAGAAGCTGAAAAAGTATGAGAACTGGTGAGTAGCCTACATGAAGTCAAGTATCATCTCAGAATTGGAAAATTCATTTTCTATCCTGTTTACTTTAAAAACTTCTTATAACTCTCCAATGTTTGCTTTCCATGAACATTTTGGAACTTTAGCTTACATAGGTGAAATACTCAGGAAAAGCAAACTTTTTCCTCTAAAAATTAGATAAAACATATTATTCAGTTGGACTATCAACTGTACATTTTCTCTGTTGATTAGTTACATCAGGGAACTGAAATAATGTCATGAGACTTAGGCAACTTATCATTAGCAACGGCTAAATATTATTGAGCAAATCTTCTTTTGAAGAATTCTACTATTTTAGCCAATTAGTTTATTCATCACATACTTTTTTGTGGCATTCAAATAGGTCTGTGGGTGTTCAAATATTATTCAGTACAGGCATTATTCATATCGTGCCGATGAGCTTTGACTCTAATGTATTCTGCAAATacttttttcaaatatttcataatTTCTCCCAACTAACTGAACGTGAAAGGAGAATATTAACAACAAGTGCATACTCGAGAATTACGTGCCAACCACGAGATCTTCATGGGAGAAATCTGCAAAGACTTTTGAATAACTAAAAGCAGGAATTTGGCAATCTGTTTGCAGACTATTTGGGAGAGAAAAGGGCAAGATTCACCAGATAAATTATTCATTGTTAATTATATGCTTAGCTGTAGTGATGATGGTTATGACAGCCCAACTAGAACATTTTTATACTCGTGGAAAATTTCGATGCACAGAGGTGAAAATGTAAAACAATCCCCTCTATCGTAAATAGATGGCAAAAAATTCcttagaggggaaaaagaatCCCCTTTAATGAACTCCTTCACTTTAATTGATCGTGCTTATACTCAGTATTTCCTTTGTGATGCCTCTAATTTAAGGGACTATGCCAATCCACGAAGCTGGGTTCTGATCCCTCTGGCACTTATACCAACACTTAAACTACTTTCCTTGGCATCCACTTAGTTTGAGGCATCATTTTGTGGTCCCCATACAAAACAACTTCACACTGATGAGAATGAGAATTAAACAAGATTAACTTTTCCCTGAAAGTTAACAACAGAGAATAAGGCTGAGATAAGAGGCAAAGGAGTATTAACATGTAACAAGAATTTCCTAGGCCATatgattttttattattactggAAAGTCTTATATTCTCTGATAAAATTGCTTTATCTGACTGATTTTTGAGGTTATCTGTTATACTGCTTTGTCACTAATTTTTGACTTACAAAGCATTGTTTTAGCAGCCTTTTGGGCTAAAGTGGACCCACAGAAGGGTAAAAATGCTATATTGATAATTAAAGTCTAATTCCCTGGTTTTTTGGTGCAATGCAGCTGGTTGGCTCTCACTGATCCGAGAGATGTGGCAAGAATTGAGAGCAAAACTGTCATCATCACTCAAGAGCAGAGAGATACCACTCCAATACCTAAAACTGGAACCAGCCAGCTGGGGCGCTGGATGTCTGAGGAAGATTTTGAGAAAGCCTTCAACACCAGGTTCCCAGGCTGCATGCAAGGTAGGCAAGAAAAGGATAATTGACACTGAACTTTCAGCAATGCTGAGACACTTACTACTGTTGCAAGTTActgaaaatctttaaagaaCGGTTTTAGCTGAAGATTTAGCTTTATCCTCCAGATAGTCACTTCACTGGTTTCAGGCAGATCTTTACCATAGACCCAAATACCTGGGCAAGGACAGTCCTCAGGCTCTTTCCAGCACTCTTATTTTCCTCGAGAGGGGCAAAGTACAAAAATTAGTGTGACTTGGTTCAGGAAGTCACATAGCAACTGAGGAGCAGATAGGAAGTGAGATAAGAACGAAGGTCCTCTCATCCACAGCAAGAATTTCAGATTCAGGGATTTACACTAACAGAGAACTTGGCCTTcacctccccttcctcctggcTAGACAATCTGTCTGAactgctgctttcagcatttAAGATAAAACTTCTTGCTACACAATTAGACAAACAGAAAGCTGCAGCTCTTTAAACATCATCAGAAGCTGTCACAAGACAAACAGCTTTTAAAGGACTGAGAAACAACCTCCATGTTTATAAAGGTTACTTCAAATGTTCCTTGATTTGCTCTTGGCCACATCTTGCTACTCCCTGTTTTCCAGGACGTACAATGTATGTGATCCCCTTCAGCATGGGGCCCATTGGGTCACCTCTGTCCAAGATTGGGATCGAGCTGACGGATTCACCCTATGTAGTGGCCAGCATGAGGATCATGACACGGATAGGAACAGATGTTCTGAAAGCCCTGGGCAATGGGGAGTTTGTAAAATGCCTTCACTCAGTTGGATGCCCTCTGCCACTAAAAGGTAAGAGCCATTAAAAACCCAGGAGccataaaaaaacccaggagccataaaaaaacccaggagCCATTAAAAATTCCTGGAAatgcccagggctgtgttttggagcTGAGTGCGTGTCCTCAGCACGTGGGACACCCTCATCACAGGAGCCCAGGGTGGTTCTGTAACAGCACTAGGTACAAAACTCAGTTCAAGGAATCAAAGCCCAGTGAGAGTTTGATGGAAGGGAGATCATTATCCCTAGTACTTACCAGGGATTTCCTTGAAGCATATGCTCTGGGTTGCTGTCAGAGGCTTGATGCTGATGAAACAACAGCGTGATCAAGCATGGAAATTGCTGCCTTCATGACTACAACATTCTGTTCTGCAGAGCCATTAATCAACAACTGGCCGTGCAACCCGGAGCTGACGCTGATTGCTCATCTCCCGGATCGCAGGGAGATCATTTCCTTTGGCAGCGGCTACGGAGGGAACTCCTTGCTGGGGAAGAAATGCTTTGCTCTCCGCATTGCCAGCAGACTGGCCAAGGAGGAGGGCTGGCTGGCAGAGCACATGCTGGTAAGAATCTATGCTGTTAAATCTCGTGTGTTTGAACAGCCGTTAAACCTCAAATTAGAGCCACATAAATCCATCACCCGCCTGGCCATCAATGGAATTAGTCTCATATGGATAGTCCTGTAACTTTAGATAGGAATCTGTTATGTGCCAGGCTCATGGGGAATAGAAAACTGCTTGCAAGGCCAAGTACTAAACATTTAAAATAGGACCTGTCATGGTATAAAACAAGCAAAGTTTGGAGCATCTGAGAGTGACTTCTTGTACTCAAAAACCTGCAAATATCAGATTTTCTAAGGGAGTTGTGCTGTGTAACCTTCCTGGCTTTAATTTCTGCTGTCCTTTAAACATTCTACCGCCATAAAATACcactgaaaaaaacaatttcaaagTGCATAAGAGAGCAGCcttaggaaaaaatatctgtggTCTTTGAGAAGAGCAGAAGAATCCATGCACAAAGTGCTTTCCTTTCACTCCACTTGTGTAGGCAAAAGAATATTGCCTGGTTTTCTTCTGTCTTGACAGAGAAACACAGATGTATATGGTCTTTaatcagcaaaataaaaagaaatgcttATTATATACCGacttaacatttttttaaaatataagaatTTCTTAGATATTCTAATGGGAAGAAGAGTTgactctgattttaaaaatacagcttgAGTTATTTGTCAACAATATTATGTCGTGCTTCTTCTGTAGGAACAAATGTgcctaattaaatattttatcatttccACTTGCTGGGAGACAATCTCCAAAATGAAAAGCgcaagaaaaaaaaggctttgttTAACAGTTGCATTAATTTTTCAATAGATCCTGGGAATTACCAATCCAGAAGGTAAAAAGAAGTACTTTGCTGCAGCATTCCCTAGTGCATGTGGAAAAACTAACTTGGCCATGATGAACCCAAGCCTGCCAGGATGGAAAATTGAGTGTGTGGGTGATGATATTGCCTGGATGAAGTTTGATGAACAAGGTATGGAAATAAAATTGGAATGTTTTACAGGTTGCTGTAGGTGCAGTAAGACATGCTACAAACTTCTGGATGGAATTAAACCAGTATGGTTCACTGATATTTTATCATTTAACTTCCAGGCAACTTAAGGGCAATCAATCctgaaaatggcttttttgGTGTTGCCCCTGGAACCTCAGTCAAAACAAACCCCAATGCTATTAAAACCATATTCAAGAACACCATCTTCACCAACGTGGCAGAAACCAGTGATGGAGGTGTTTACTGGGAAGGCATTGATGAGCCCCTGCCAGCTGGAGTGACAGTGACCTCATGGAAGAACAAGGATTGGACCCCAGACAACGGTACCTGGCCCACCCCGTGGCCCTCTCTTTGGCTTTCTTTGGAATCAATGAATAAATTCAAGTTAATTCTGTTTTGTTGTGTTGTTCTGTGCAGGAGAACCTTGCGCTCACCCCAACTCCAGGTTCTGCTCCCcagccaggcagtgccccaTCATGGATCCAGCCTGGGAGTCTCCCGAGGGCGTTCCCATCGAAGGGATCATCTTTGGAGGCCGCAGGCCAGCTGGTAAGAGATGCAGCAGCCGCACTTCCAGGCTGGCCACAGAAGGGTTGACACACAGCTGGGCATAgccacagcttttgctttcacagctgcaaAAGCAAGGGAATAACCACGTTAGTCCAATTCCTCTGTGTTAGCCTTTGGCACACACGCTTCCAGCCACTGGTGTTTCAGTGTCTGAGGTGTTTGATGTTAACACAAAAcaggtaataataataataaagggCTGGAGGGAGATCAGGACCCACTAACATGGGTGGCAGACACACAAAATTGCTACATTGGTCTCAATTTGCCTGTAGTTTAAGTGGTTTAACTAGCAAATGCTTAGAGAAATTAATCAGTTTTAGATAgtttaaagaaaaggaagtaaaataaatttttctgcTAAAGGTCACCCAaagttggaaaagaaataaaagtaatgcTATGTCTGAGTCTAAAATGACCACAAGACCAGATTCTATTTCCACTAAAATCTGCTGGAGATTCTGATGTCCCAGGTATCTCCCACTGGATGTGTTCAGTAATCAGGAGCCAGTTTTGAAAACATTCATTTAAACTTCTTTGCTGTAAGAGAGCAGGAAATGAactgattttaaaaacccaggaaaaattATAATACATTATCCAGTAACATGCGTTCAGTACTATGTCAGATGGCAAAACCTGTCATAAAAATGTTTCTGGACCTCTAATTACTGAAGTGATTTTGTTCTTTATAGGTGTCCCTCTTGTATATGAGGCCTTTAACTGGAAGCATGGAGTGTTTGTAGGAGCAGCCATGAGATCTgaagcaacagcagctgctgagcacaaAGGTAAATCAAAATTTAATCTGCCTACCTGTATTAAAAGCAGGCCCCTCTGGACTGCCtgccctctccttccccctgctCTTTCACATTTCAGTCTTGGCAGCTAATTTTGCAACCTGTGCATTTTCAcaatagaaaatatttgtacTGGAATTAACGGCCAAATTCTCTGTAAAAGTCAAATTAAGCAAAATAATCCCTTAGGTGGCAAGCATACAGAACAGGATGCAGGCACAGGGTTGCCAGAAGCCTTGACAGAGAGTTCTTGTTACAGTCTGGGataaacaaatttaaattttctcttctgctaGAGCTCAACATAAATGCATGAATGACAGCCATCTCTTGAGAATCTTCATTTAAGCTGCCTGACCTGAGATTTAAGAAATTTAAtgacaaaaattaatttcatttgtaCCTTTTGTGCATCAAGGATAATGCTTGTGTTGTTCCTTAAATCTCACAAGGGTGGTGAAGGGATCGTGGGTAAACCCTGGGAGGATCTGAATCTTTGTGCTCCAGAATAAATGTGCTATTGATTCCCTGACCTTCTCCTTCTGCGTTCCAAACAGGCAAGGTCATTATGCATGATCCATTTGCCATGAGGCCTTTCTTTGGCTACAACTTTGGCAAGTACTTGGCCCACTGGCTGAGCATGGCCCATCGTCCAGCCGCAAAGCTGCCCAGGATCTTCCACGTGAATTGGTTCCGCAAAGACAGCCAAGGGAAATTCCTGTGGCCTGGCTTCGGCGAGAATTCCCGTGTGCTGGAGTGGATGTTCAACAGGATTGAAGGGAAAGCCTCTGCCAAACCCACTGCCATAGGTTACATCCCCACTGATGCTGCTTTGAACTTGAAAGGTTTAGAGGACATCAACCTGACTGAACTGTTTGATATCTCAAAAGATTTCTGGGAAAAGGAGGTAGAAGAAATCAAGCAGTACTTTGAAGTGCAAGTTAATGCTGACCTTCCCTATGAAATAGAAAGGGAATTGCTTGCCTTAGAGATGAGGATAAAGCAGCTCTAAGCTGGTCAAACCCACAATTATTTATCAATTCGCACACACTAAGGCAAGGCAAACACACTTTACCAAATCACCACTGGAAGCATAACAGCACACTGATGGGCAGGGGGTTATAATGAAAGTAGGTCATAGCTTAGTTAGGATATAGATACAG contains:
- the PCK1 gene encoding phosphoenolpyruvate carboxykinase, cytosolic [GTP] gives rise to the protein MPPQLKADMNVMPKVVQGDWESLSPEARDFIETNAKLCQPECIHICDGSEEENKKLLDIMVEQGMIKKLKKYENCWLALTDPRDVARIESKTVIITQEQRDTTPIPKTGTSQLGRWMSEEDFEKAFNTRFPGCMQGRTMYVIPFSMGPIGSPLSKIGIELTDSPYVVASMRIMTRIGTDVLKALGNGEFVKCLHSVGCPLPLKEPLINNWPCNPELTLIAHLPDRREIISFGSGYGGNSLLGKKCFALRIASRLAKEEGWLAEHMLILGITNPEGKKKYFAAAFPSACGKTNLAMMNPSLPGWKIECVGDDIAWMKFDEQGNLRAINPENGFFGVAPGTSVKTNPNAIKTIFKNTIFTNVAETSDGGVYWEGIDEPLPAGVTVTSWKNKDWTPDNGEPCAHPNSRFCSPARQCPIMDPAWESPEGVPIEGIIFGGRRPAGVPLVYEAFNWKHGVFVGAAMRSEATAAAEHKGKVIMHDPFAMRPFFGYNFGKYLAHWLSMAHRPAAKLPRIFHVNWFRKDSQGKFLWPGFGENSRVLEWMFNRIEGKASAKPTAIGYIPTDAALNLKGLEDINLTELFDISKDFWEKEVEEIKQYFEVQVNADLPYEIERELLALEMRIKQL